AATATATTTctcatatatacacacagattATCCTTATTGATACTCGTAGTTCAGAGGAGCTCatgtacaaaatatgaaatatgtcaGAACTTCAGGaatatatttgtcaatatttctAAGAGTCTTCGAATTCTTTCCAAAACAAGATATGATTATCGATTTAAACAGTAACAACAGAAGGACCAAAATATGTCAATGTCCGCAACGCAGTAGTGAAACTGATTCAAATCGACAGATATTTTGGGAACAAAATATGTTAATGACAATGTGCAAAGGTCATTGACGCCATCATATTCGTATTTGTAGTactcatttattttatttatctatttattcatttatttgttttatttgtttatttatttatttatttatttatttattaaccaGAAGATATAAACATGTCTTAAGGTAGATATTATATCTACGAGATAAGTCATTGTCTTTCCATCCTAAAATTCtccaaaattataaaacaaaaatcaattcCTTAAAGATAAATTCATAGAACGATGTAAAGCCTGTTTTGTGAACAGCATAGTTTGTCATATAGTCACGTAGATTTATATCTTTTCAATAGCTAATGCCGTGGACTTTCCGGTAGAGCTTTGCCCTTACTTGGCGGGCGAATGTCGTGAAGAGTGTGCCTACAAGTTTGTTCACAAGTGGGCGATTCCTCTTTGTGCTGCTGAGGGATACCATTGCTGTGTTCCAGATTATCTAGGTAAGCTACGGGTTTCCCCCGGATTATATAGGTAACTTTGTCAACACATTGCTCGGGATTACCTATGGAAGTCCATCCACAGGTGGCGTTTCCTCTCTGTGCCCCGCATTACCAAGGTATTTTACAATTAGGAAACTCGGCACCGTTCACCAATCGTCTATAACTTTGTCCTTTATGTTGCTTCCACTTCTCAACATTTTCTCATTCTATGCTGTggttaaaatatcaaacattatttATCTAATGGaccaataaaatatataccgaGTAGGTATAGCATTGATGTCTTCCATGACACTAGGTCACTGTCTTGCTCGTTCGAGGTTAAACGTCCTCGCAACAGCCATGGTCACGTGAGGAGAGATGTTGATGGAGAACCAGCGTTCACAAACATCACGACAGGATATCGCTTGGAGTGAGAGATATATTCAGAAATGTGGTTTTAATACGCGTTGACATTAAGGAAGCACATAAAAAATGTGTCTACGACTCCATTATGAAGAGGAATATAACGTGAAGCTCTGTAATTTCCTCTCCGGAAATATATCTCCTTTTAAAGATGTACATTAATATGTCTCGTAAATTGTAGCAAAGAGCAGTCCTGTCTAAAAATCTGGACATGTTCCGTATTGATTATAAAGCTCCTCACCTCCAGCGACAAGCCACTTAACGATCGATTTTATAGTtttgaccaaaaaaaaaaccattcgTATATCATCTGAAATGAAACATATCTGTACATACACACGTACTGACTCTTTAATAAGAAATTCATCGAGTTAGGTGGTTAGTGCACTATTTGTTATGTTTAACTTTATTTATGACGGTTTTGATCTTTCATCTTCCTTCATATTGTCTATAGAAGGAGCAAATGGCGGTTTAaagcaattatatatatatatatcatatgtcaTATTTATGATTGATCTTCGTTTGTCCACCTATTGTACAATTGTGAATTCTCTATTTATCAGAAGAACTTGACGCATCTGTTTTGCTTTCAAATGTTACACCAATAAAGTGTATCATATTTCTAATTTATACTGAAACCTGATATTGAAAACCAGTGATAGAAATTAATTGCTTCTCTGCTATCAAACATGGTGTTTTAAACAGGAAAATAAAATTACTAAGTTTCTCATATATCAGTAACTTTTGGCATCTCATACCCACTGCCTACATATTTATGACGTAATACATGAAGATGAATATAATGCCTTACACGAATCTAGTGTAATATGTTCCCTTTACAATCCCGACCGAATTGATTGCTTCTTCAATGTATTCTATCTGTCAGCTGTTGTTGAAATTATGCAACTTCATAGCGACAATGGGTTGTTTATGTCCATGAGACCGCACAAATATCTTCTTTGGATTAAGATCGATCTTTAACAGCATATTTTGGATTTTCGAAATCTGTGTTAACGATGCATGAATAATTACTCTGCTGTTCCCAATTGTATTCATAAGATATGTCTAATATGGTCAACATACAGAATCGGAGGTCATTTCCATACCGTTTAAATCGCCAATGAGATCAACATCCGTGTATTGCctaatattattgttattattttgccTACGCTATGCTAAATAGGGTTTGTATTGTTGGGCTTGCTCATGTCTTCATGTTAGTAGAATAATGTCTCCATGGGACAATGGAAAATGTTTATGATCGATGTCATGATCTCATATCAAAATGTTCTATTTCATTATGGGATATGAAGACAGACGAAAATGCAATGCTTGTTAATATACTTAATGGTTCCATTGTCATCACTCTAGCTCTCATGTTTAGAAGGTGACTTAATTTGGACtagtatggcgggtgtcgtcgatgaggCAGAATACACTGACTCTATTAGGATCTTGTTCActtgattaattgattttaagTTAGCATTGCGGTTTGTTAATAAGTCGTTATTATTCGTTGTTATTCGAGAGGGGAATCGGGACGCAAAATATGaacttttaattttaaaataagatAGCGCATCAGGATGGTAATTCAATGGGAAAGTTCATGGTGCACCGATAGTATGACTATAGACGTTTTGAAAACGTAAAGCCATGACTAATCAAAAGCCTGAATCGATGAGAGTATCAAAGAGTTTGTCAACATAATTGTGTCATAAGATGTCCATACATATAGTGACAAAATGGGATACACTATGTCAATTTCTTTCTGTACTTACAGTTAAACAAATGCAACAAGCAAAGAAGAAAACGACTACGGAGTCCATACCATCAACAACAcctactaccactactacaaCCAGTACCACGACCACTACCACTCCAGCACCCACCACACCCACCACTACCACCAACAGACCGAGCACGACTACCATTGAAATGGCGGACGTGGTAATTACTTCAACCACAATACCGGAACAAATACTTCACAAACTACCTCTTGAGGAAGAGCGTCCTGAACAGGAACTACCCTTTGATGATGAAGAACTCCCATTAGGTGATCAGCCACAAGAACCAAATTATGATCTGCCGAATACGATCAACACAGGTGTGTACTTATGGAATCTCTTCTTACAAGGAAACATTTTGATCTTAtcttcttttctcttttttttcaaacattgaATCATTGAATTTTGGTAATGCAATTCGAATAAGCATTGATAGCATATACCACGTTAGCTCGAAATATTAACATTAAACATTAACTACTATCATTGTAATTTTTGTCAGGCTCGGAGTGTGGACAACCATTTTTCAATCAACGTGTGAAGAGAATTATTGGCGGAAGTGTCTCAAAGCCAGGGGCGTGGCCATGGCAAGTGGCCTTCCGGTATATGAGTGGTGCCTATCTTTGCGGGGGTGCCCTCATCAACGACCGTTGGGTGGTTACAGCAGCTCACTGTTTTAAAAGGTAAGTCTATCCCATCCTTGTTATTTCTAACGATGGAATATTGACAGGAAAGTAacgtatgaaaaaaaaaactcgtGAAGATGTCCAAGATTtaagataaattaatattttgaataacatGCACGATGTATTTGAATGATTTAAGTAGAGATTTATTAATCAGAGCACTTAAAATAATAACGAATGAAGTCAAAATTATGTTTATTGACTATTACTTAACTTAGATTTGGTTATTCGTGACCTAACCAATACACTATCATAATTGTTTGATTTGTCTCTAAGTTTTGGCTCCACTGTTTCTAATTTTTGaatggtgttaatatcttgtgtTTCTTTTGTACAAGAACCACtttcagtttttttcaaattcagtaacatataaactatttcgACAGACAATTGAACACAGCTTCCCACTGGAGAGTGAGTGTTGGTGTCCATGATATCGCAGGAACAGACCACAACCGGAGGGACGTGGCTATCAAACGAATCATTAAGGTAACTACATTCGCcgacatgtatatgtatagtaaCTGTGCGAGAGtggcatcatcatcatcatcatcctcagcAGCAGCAACAATAGCTCAATTTCACTTGTCGTAGACTTTCTTATAGTAACCTTATTTGAAATCGTGTTCATTGGATGATAGTAATGTTTAGTCTGTACAGTCATCAGTAATCAGTCCTTTCGGAGCATTTAAGTGTTTCTCTATTTTTCGTGAGGAAGAGAATAAGCAGGCCCTTCTGCTTGCTTTCATTGTCATCGCTTCCAATGTTGTTTTCCGGTTTGGTTCATCACtcattttcaatttgatgttAACGTTGTTGAAtctgtttttttatattcaactATAAGCTTCTCATAGGATTTGAGATAtagtaaacaaatatacaataagATGTATAGGCGTGTTGAAACAAGGGGTGTGTAATTGATTAAACATTTCTTAGGTAAGACTATTGTCAAATTCTTAAGCCCTAATACTATACAAAAcaaattctttctttttttcagcaTCCATTTTACCGGAAGGGATCTGAAGGCACTGCTAACAATAAAACTCTTCCCTCCCACCACCACTATCGTCATGACATTGCCTTGGTTGAGCTGTCCGAAGCCGTGGATCTGAACTCCCCATACACTCGTCCTATATGTCTCCCCACTCACGGAGACCCCCGTTTTCCTTCAGCCAACGCTATCAATAAACGACGAGAGGAAGAGGCTTTGGAACGAGCGGCGGAAGAAGAACTCATGAGAGAGGAAGCCACGAGAGAAGGATTCCCGGAGTTAACCGAATATTTGTGGAGATACCGAAGAGAAGCTCCCCTGGAAAATGTTGATGCTGATAACCACATTAGCCTTTATGACGTAGAACGATTCGGAGAGTGTTATGTCACAGGATGGGGAGAAACGAAGGGTACGTAAAATCATCTCttttcattgtatatatagtgtactgtaaACCAACTTGTTTTCGCGGGAGATTAATTTTCTTATATAACGCGTGTAATTAAAATTCGCGAAAATTAATCGCCGCAAAATAGTTTAAATCACAGCACTGTAGGCCTCTTATGGATGTAAAACGCGAAATCAAATCTCCGCGAAAAGTCATCAGGCATGAAAACGCGGAATAAGTCTCCGCGAAAATAAGTAGTAGTTTTAcagtttattatttattattgagacGGTACAATTGATGTTGGTGAGGTTCTCTGTATGTTATCAATGCTTGTAATTGGTTTCAGGTATCGGGGAGGTGACAAAATTGCAACAGGTACGTGGTCATGTGAGCAGTGCCGAGGAGTGTAGCAAATACTGGAAACGAGAGATTGATGACGCCATGCTCTGCTTTGGAGATGGAACAAAGGGGCCTTGTCTGGTAAGTCCATTGTTATTGAGTAAAATCTAGTGTCTGTTTATCGGACCTTTGGGTATGTCATTTGTTCTTTCTTGTTCTCGTTATAAAAATGATCTCGAATATCTTAACGCAAATCTGTTTTGATATTGGATTGTAAACGTATGTAATACAAAGATATTCTATCTTTGCAATTACATCATACTATACTTgaacttatttattttaaataatgtatagTGTAGTTGCGAATTAAAACTTCCTATTgtattttccttttattttgttttacagggCGACTCCGGCAGTCCAATGTCTTGTAAATACAAAGGACACTTCTACTTGGTGGGCGTGGTTTCCTGGGGGTCAGATGAGTGCAACCGGAAGGGATATCCCAGTGTTCTCACACGAATGACAGCATACCACGATTGGATGCGAGAGGTTATCTCAGAGGGTTAAAACATTCTCACATTTTTTTACTCTGACCGTTAACATCTTGGGACCAGCCATTGTACAGGACCATGGACCATTCACTTTAGACAAAAGTAAACAGTATTACTTGCACTGCCTAATGATGTTATAATCCAAATTTCAGAATGTTTGAGGCAAATCGTATCATTACATTCCAATGTATCCCAGGGCCACTGCTTGTATTCACGTAGGTGTAAATATTGCTTTTAGCAAGGTAAAAATAATAGTATGCATTTGACACATGGCTCATAGCGAAGTGAGAAAAATCCATGAAAATACGTTTTACGGGAAATCTCAAATATTTCCTATCAACAAACCTAATTCTAAATTTAGTACGAGAAATATATTTACGACGTTGCTGTAATAAAGCCAATGCAAACATTCTGTTTGacattaaattgttttgttgttgaaattgaattaaaaaataaaagttcaAATTTTTAGCTTCCTTTGATTTATTACATTGGTTAATTTGTGTTATACGATGATTTATGAGTATTCCGAACAAAAGGCATAATGGGCCTGAATCGCTTTGTACACAATAATTTCATATGATGAAGAAA
Above is a window of Pecten maximus chromosome 7, xPecMax1.1, whole genome shotgun sequence DNA encoding:
- the LOC117330793 gene encoding neurotrypsin-like; this translates as MSSIAVIIQLLFWLPCLAANAVDFPVELCPYLAGECREECAYKFVHKWAIPLCAAEGYHCCVPDYLVKQMQQAKKKTTTESIPSTTPTTTTTTSTTTTTTPAPTTPTTTTNRPSTTTIEMADVVITSTTIPEQILHKLPLEEERPEQELPFDDEELPLGDQPQEPNYDLPNTINTGSECGQPFFNQRVKRIIGGSVSKPGAWPWQVAFRYMSGAYLCGGALINDRWVVTAAHCFKRQLNTASHWRVSVGVHDIAGTDHNRRDVAIKRIIKHPFYRKGSEGTANNKTLPSHHHYRHDIALVELSEAVDLNSPYTRPICLPTHGDPRFPSANAINKRREEEALERAAEEELMREEATREGFPELTEYLWRYRREAPLENVDADNHISLYDVERFGECYVTGWGETKGIGEVTKLQQVRGHVSSAEECSKYWKREIDDAMLCFGDGTKGPCLGDSGSPMSCKYKGHFYLVGVVSWGSDECNRKGYPSVLTRMTAYHDWMREVISEG